The segment CTGGTCGTATCCTTTTTTGGTAGTACTTACCATAATCGGGCTTCCATCAGGCCAGTATTGAAGACCTACCAACCATTGATTGTTTCTGACATCATTGGCATCAGATGTAAAATAAGCATTATAAAACTTAGACAAAGTTGCACGTGGACCACTTGGTCTTGCATTCACCAAACCATTACCGGAGGTTTGATTCATAATGATCTGATTGAATGAATAACTGCCAGGTGTACTACCTGAATAACGATATTTAATACCGAGGTTACGATTTAAATCGTAACGGCCGTGGAATAAGTAGCCATTGCTTGTTGACGGATCGTAAGGAATAGCGAAAATGAATTCCTTAAAGGACGGTCCGTTTGTAGGAGAAAACTGATTGAGGTATGTACTTCTGCCTTCTACTGCAAAGTTACCTGAAGCTATAATTGCATCGCAGGCAGCAATTGCTTCATTATACTTAGGTGAACCTGCATACACTTCTGCGTTTAAGTAGAGTTTTGCCAGCAAAGCATTCGCCATCCATTTCGTTACTTTCCCGTAAGTGCTGCTACCTGTAGTTGTTTTTAAATAAGGAAGTGCAGCTTTTAATTCAGATTCAACAAAAGTGAATACCTGTGCACGTGTAGCTTTCGCCTGCACACCAGGGCTTGGATAAATCGTATCTAAAGGCACATTACCAAACATATCAAGCAGTTCCCAATAAGCAAAGGCTCTTAATGTTTTCAATTCTGCAATAGCGGTATTTTTCGAATCTCCGTCCGGTGCATTTTTGAAAATAAACATGGTTTGATTACAAAGACCTGCAATTGAATTGGCATCATTCCAAACTGTAGTAATCCATCCATGATCTTTGTTCCAATCGTGGCGGTGCAGTTGAATATATCCTTGCCCATCGAGCCAGTTGCCACCATATACAGGCAGAATAGCTTCATCAGAACTGAGTTGCTGTGCAAACCAATAACCGAGTGAATAATGTCCACGTAAACTGGTATAAATGGTGCCCATTACCGACTGAAATTCGGCATCGGTTTTAGGGAATACATCTTCTGTGTAAAGTGAATTGGGTTTCACCTCAATTTTATGGCAGGAGCTTAAAGCTAAGCCGGCTGCTATCACTATTAGAAATTGTTTAAAATACTTCTTCATAAAAATGTTTTTTTAATCGTTAAAAACCAACTGATACACCTAAGAGAATAGTGCGGGTTTTAGGATAGAAACTGTTATAATCTACACCTAATGATGCACCGCCCTGGTTAATTTCAGGATCAATCCCCTTATACTTTGTTACTACAAACAGGTTGTTTACTGTAGCATAAAACCGGAGATTACTGATGTATTCATTTTTGATATTGAAACGATAACCTAAAGTTGCATTATCGAAACGCAGGTAAGAACCATCTTCTACATAGCGTGATGAAAAAAGATTATTACGTGTGTCAGTTCTTTTATCATCTGTTGCGTAAGGAGTGATATTTGTTTGTCCTGCTGTAACAACGTAAGAAAGATCGGCACGTGTTGCATTAAATATCTTGTTGCCAAGCACACCTCTTATAAAGAAATTGAGGTCGAAATTTTTGTAACGGAGTGTGTTGTTCCATCCAAACATCAGTTTGGCATGCGGACTGCCAAGTGAAAAGTAATCTGTTACATTAGATGGATTTGTTGTTGTTGTTTTATCCTTCTTATAAAACAATGAATTACCTGAAGCATCTTTACCTGCGTACTGGAATGAATAAAACTGACCTAAAGGGCCACCTACTGCCAAAATCTGCAAACGACTTCCTGAAGTACCAGGACCATCAATTTGTGTGTAATAAGTAGAGTCGGCATTTACACCATATTGTTCAGGTCCTTTTAAATCTAATATTACATTTTTATTGCTGGCAAGGTTAAAGCCGGTATTCCAGCTAAAATTCTTTTGACTTACCGCATTTACATTTACACTAAACTCAATACCACGGTTCCTGATCTTACCAACATTCAACCATAAGAAACCACTTGGGTCAATTGATTGTGCTACGGCATAAGGGAACACCATGTTAGTTGTGGTTTTTTCATATAAATCAATCGAACCATTGATCTTTCCTCTCAGGAATCCATAGTCCAAACCAATGTTTTTGGTAGCTGTAACTTCCCACTGTAAATCAGGATTAGAACCTTGTGAAGATCTGAACGATGCTGCAAACACGCCGTTGTTATAATAAGTACCTGATTTGCTGTAAAGGCGTTGTGCATTGTAAGCACCCAGTCCAAAAGCATTTCCTGTTTCACCATAACTCACTCTCAACTTCAAATCATTGATAAAAGAAACATTCTTCAGGAAATCTTCTTCTGAAAGTCGCCATGCAACACTTGCTGCAGGGAAATAACCCCATTCTTTGTTTTTACCAAATACAGAACTGCCATCTCTTCTAACGGAAGCCTGCACAAGAATTTTTTCGTTGAAATCGTAGTTCAAACGGAAGAAGTCGGAGATGAAATTTGTTTCTTCATAAACAGCTCCGCCATAATCTACCGCAAAACCATTTACTGTTTGGTAGTTACCAAGACCCAGATTAGTGTAACCTGTATAATCGTTTACGAAATTGGTCTGGCTTGTTTGCAACCCATCGTTGTTGGTATTTTTTTGCCAGCTGTAACCTAATACCGCTTTGATGTTATGTGCACCAAATTTTTTAGCCCATGTTAAATAAGATTCCAGTGTTTTTGAACTGCTTTGGTAATAACCTCTGTAAGCAAGGCCATTGGAATAAAAGTTACGCAGGCTTCGGCCACCGCCCGGATCGCCATTGGTATAAAAACTTCCGGTACTGTAGTTTCGTGAATAATAACTATTATAATATTCACCATGCAACCAGGTACCACGCTGGTAAGCAAGGTTTGAATTGAATGTTAAGTTAAAAGGAAGTTTAGCTTCAACTGTAAAGTTTCCTTGTAAAGAACCATACTTGGTATCGTCAATCGCATTTTTAATAATTGAAACAGGATTGAAATACTGTGTATTATTCGGGTTTTCAAAAAAAGTACCGTCTGCATTGTATATCGGTGACATCGGGTTGAATTTTACGGCTTGCTGAAACACCATGTTCTGTAATGGAACATTTGACGCTTTACTGTTGCTGCTCATCATGTTCAAACCCAACGTTAAATGATCGTTTAATGCGTGGTGCTCTGCACTGATTCTTCCGATAACCCTTTCTAAACTGCTTTGCAGCATGATACCATCTTTTTTTAGATAGTTCAAACTTGCGCTGTAACTACTTTTATCTGTACCACCGCTAAAAGAAAGATTATGATTATGTGATAAAGCTGATTCTTTTTGTACAGCCTTCATCCAATTTGTATTTGCACCTTTATCGTCGTTAGTACTGGGTGTAAAATTATTTTTTTGCGCATACGCTCTTAACTGGGCAGCATCCAACAGATCCAAACTGCTGCTTACCGTTTCAAAACCTACATAACCGTTATAGGCAGTCTGCAGTTTACCTTTTTTCCCTTTCTTGGTGGTAACCATAATAACACCATTAGAAGCCCGGTTACCATAGATAGCCGTGGCAGAGGCATCTTTTAAAATGTCCATTGAAGCAATATCATCGGGTGCAACCGCATTAATGTCGGCTCCGGGAATTCCGTCAATTACATAGAACGGACCTTGCGGACTGTTTACCGTTGATGCACCACGAAGAATAACCGCAGCCGGACGGTTAGGGTCACCACTGGCTGTAATATTCAAGCCGGGCACCTTACCTTGTAACAGCTGGCCCACATCGCCAATAGCACCCCGGTTGAGATCTTCCGGTTTGATGGATGTGATAGCGCTGGAGAGAGTTCTTTTTGAACTACGACCATAACCTACCACCACCACATCTGTTAAAGCAACTGAAGAAGATGATAATACAATGTTGTACGTTGAAGCAGATGTAATTCTTACTTCCTGTGTTGCAAAAGAAACCGCACTGATCTCCAGTACATCGTTTGCTTTAGCAGCAATTGTGAATGTACCGTTAGCTCCTGTTGTTGTAGAAACATTTTTACCTTTTACAGATACAGTGGCAGATGCTACAGGTTCACCTTTATCATCTTTTACTGTTCCGCTTACCTGTGTTTGTTGTGCACTTACATTTGTGGTAACAAGTGCAAGAAAAAGAACCATTATGCCAGGCAATGCATAACGGTAAAGCAATCGTTGTTTAAAAATTTGCATCATAGCAGTTTGTTTTAGGAGTTATAGTTTGAAACTGTAAAAGGATATTGGACTGCATATATCTATCAAGTGGTTGTTTAAAATTTAAGTGTTGAAGGCAGATACTTTGCAACCAGTTCTTCATAATATGGCCGCAGCTTTTTCCAATCCGGTGGCTCAGGACTTTTTGAATAGAGATCGTAAGGGTTAAAGAGCTGTACCCACTTCAACATATTGCGGTCATGATCATCCAGTAAATGATCATATGCGCCTTCCCGGTGCCATGCATAAAATGAATGATAACGGAGCATGTATAATCCTTCTTCCGGAATATGACCTTTCAGCATATGATATACATATTCATCATGCCCCCAGCTCATATCTACTTTACGTAATCCGCAGTTAGGTTCATATACACCATGCTTTGTTTGATATACCGGATCATTAAAATCGGGGTTGGCTGAGAAATATTCCGGGTACACTACTTTATCAGAGTATGCACATCCTACAGGGAATGTATCGCCTACTACGGCCCATTGCGGTTCACCAAAAAGACAAAGCACTTTACCCATGTCGTGCATTAATCCAACAAGCACCATCCAGTCAGGATGACCATCACGACGGATGGCCTCTGATGTTTGCAGCAAGTGTTGTAGCTGATCAAGGTCTGTATCAGGATCAGAATCATCAACCAATTGATTCAGGAAATCAAACGCATCCCAAACCGTCATTTCTTTTTTATTGAACTGAAGGAACTCTTTACGTTTCTCCTGCACAAAAGCATAGGTTTGATACGTATGATTTAAGCGATAAAATTCCTTTACGGTATCTCTTGCCGGCTCTTCATAGTTCCGGTATTCCTCCGTTGACTTTGCGGTAGCAATAGCTTCGGGATCGGGATAACGCCTGAGCAGATCATCTTCCCATTCATCAAGGTTATTGAGCGGCACTGCCTCAAAGTTGTTTTTACTCATAAAGCTTATTTAAAAGTGATTAATGTTGGTATGTGGTGAAAGACAAGATGTAATTGAGATGGTCTGATCGCCGGGAAAATAAGTGGCGATAGAGAATACAGGAAAGAGCAGAAGTTGCTTTCTTGTTTCATATGCATGCAAGTCGTTAGTGATTGTTAAAGGTTAAAATGACACTTTTTTATTGGATAATGCTGTTAGTTTCATCCACTTTATTTACGAAACCGTTTTCGGTATTCAACCTATCTTTACCCTAATTTCTGAGTGTTAGACCCAACCACAGATCTTTTTCGAACGTATGAGTAAGCTTACAATTAAGACACTGGCAAAAGAACTTGGCCTTTCGATTGCAACTGTTTCCAAGGCTTTAAAAGACAGCCATGAGATAAGTACTGAGACCAAGAAAAAAGTATTGGCAATGGCGGAGCAATTGAATTATGTTCCCAATCCATATGCCAGCAGTTTACGCAAACAAAAAAGCAAAACGATTGCAGTTATATTACCGGAAGTGGCCGATAATTTTTTCTCTTTAGCGATCAACGGCATACAGGCAGTAGCAGTTCAAAAGAATTATCATGTGCTTATTTATCTTTCACATGAAAGTTTTGAGATCGAGAAAGCTGTAGTGAATCATTGTTACAGTGGCCGTGTTGATGGTGTATTGATTTCCATCTCCAGCGAAACAACTAATGCTGAACATATTCAAAAATTACAAAGTGAAAATATTCCTGTTGTTTTTTTCGACAGGGAGTTTGAAAGTTTAGAAGCGCCGAAAGTGATCACCAACGATTATGAAAGCGGTTACCTTTCAGCAAAGCTGTTACTCGAAAAAGGATGTAAACATCCTGTGTTTCTTTCTACATCACTTTCCTTATCTATTTGCAGTAAACGTGCAGCAGGTTTTGCAGCAGCGTTATCCGATACAGGTTTGCAGACAAACAACTATCAATATGTAGTTGATTGTACCGGAACACAGGAAATGATCTTTGACCAGGTGAAAGACTTATTGCAGAAACACAAAGAGATCGATGGCATTGTTGCATCCGTAGAACGGTTGGCGATGCAGATTTACATGGTGAGTCTTTCCGGCCATATCAACATTCCAAAAGATTTGAAAGTTGTTGCGTTCTCTACTCTTGAAACAGCGCCCATCTTAAATCCATCGCTCACAACCATTACA is part of the Lacibacter sediminis genome and harbors:
- a CDS encoding SusC/RagA family TonB-linked outer membrane protein encodes the protein MMQIFKQRLLYRYALPGIMVLFLALVTTNVSAQQTQVSGTVKDDKGEPVASATVSVKGKNVSTTTGANGTFTIAAKANDVLEISAVSFATQEVRITSASTYNIVLSSSSVALTDVVVVGYGRSSKRTLSSAITSIKPEDLNRGAIGDVGQLLQGKVPGLNITASGDPNRPAAVILRGASTVNSPQGPFYVIDGIPGADINAVAPDDIASMDILKDASATAIYGNRASNGVIMVTTKKGKKGKLQTAYNGYVGFETVSSSLDLLDAAQLRAYAQKNNFTPSTNDDKGANTNWMKAVQKESALSHNHNLSFSGGTDKSSYSASLNYLKKDGIMLQSSLERVIGRISAEHHALNDHLTLGLNMMSSNSKASNVPLQNMVFQQAVKFNPMSPIYNADGTFFENPNNTQYFNPVSIIKNAIDDTKYGSLQGNFTVEAKLPFNLTFNSNLAYQRGTWLHGEYYNSYYSRNYSTGSFYTNGDPGGGRSLRNFYSNGLAYRGYYQSSSKTLESYLTWAKKFGAHNIKAVLGYSWQKNTNNDGLQTSQTNFVNDYTGYTNLGLGNYQTVNGFAVDYGGAVYEETNFISDFFRLNYDFNEKILVQASVRRDGSSVFGKNKEWGYFPAASVAWRLSEEDFLKNVSFINDLKLRVSYGETGNAFGLGAYNAQRLYSKSGTYYNNGVFAASFRSSQGSNPDLQWEVTATKNIGLDYGFLRGKINGSIDLYEKTTTNMVFPYAVAQSIDPSGFLWLNVGKIRNRGIEFSVNVNAVSQKNFSWNTGFNLASNKNVILDLKGPEQYGVNADSTYYTQIDGPGTSGSRLQILAVGGPLGQFYSFQYAGKDASGNSLFYKKDKTTTTNPSNVTDYFSLGSPHAKLMFGWNNTLRYKNFDLNFFIRGVLGNKIFNATRADLSYVVTAGQTNITPYATDDKRTDTRNNLFSSRYVEDGSYLRFDNATLGYRFNIKNEYISNLRFYATVNNLFVVTKYKGIDPEINQGGASLGVDYNSFYPKTRTILLGVSVGF
- a CDS encoding RagB/SusD family nutrient uptake outer membrane protein, translated to MKKYFKQFLIVIAAGLALSSCHKIEVKPNSLYTEDVFPKTDAEFQSVMGTIYTSLRGHYSLGYWFAQQLSSDEAILPVYGGNWLDGQGYIQLHRHDWNKDHGWITTVWNDANSIAGLCNQTMFIFKNAPDGDSKNTAIAELKTLRAFAYWELLDMFGNVPLDTIYPSPGVQAKATRAQVFTFVESELKAALPYLKTTTGSSTYGKVTKWMANALLAKLYLNAEVYAGSPKYNEAIAACDAIIASGNFAVEGRSTYLNQFSPTNGPSFKEFIFAIPYDPSTSNGYLFHGRYDLNRNLGIKYRYSGSTPGSYSFNQIIMNQTSGNGLVNARPSGPRATLSKFYNAYFTSDANDVRNNQWLVGLQYWPDGSPIMVSTTKKGYDQFYTGSDGATAMTYHLYIDSVFSTRLNAASLDMGNDEIAWNMGIRNIKFYPDANSSSRNQSNDAPIFRYSDILLMKAEAILRGGTATSGHTALSLVNMVRSNRSTSPAWTAVTLDDLYAERAREFTWECWRRNDMIRFGKYETIYGFKTNTDTYRRIFPIPTAAMNTNPKLTQNPGYPN
- a CDS encoding inositol oxygenase family protein, with amino-acid sequence MSKNNFEAVPLNNLDEWEDDLLRRYPDPEAIATAKSTEEYRNYEEPARDTVKEFYRLNHTYQTYAFVQEKRKEFLQFNKKEMTVWDAFDFLNQLVDDSDPDTDLDQLQHLLQTSEAIRRDGHPDWMVLVGLMHDMGKVLCLFGEPQWAVVGDTFPVGCAYSDKVVYPEYFSANPDFNDPVYQTKHGVYEPNCGLRKVDMSWGHDEYVYHMLKGHIPEEGLYMLRYHSFYAWHREGAYDHLLDDHDRNMLKWVQLFNPYDLYSKSPEPPDWKKLRPYYEELVAKYLPSTLKF
- a CDS encoding LacI family DNA-binding transcriptional regulator; this translates as MSKLTIKTLAKELGLSIATVSKALKDSHEISTETKKKVLAMAEQLNYVPNPYASSLRKQKSKTIAVILPEVADNFFSLAINGIQAVAVQKNYHVLIYLSHESFEIEKAVVNHCYSGRVDGVLISISSETTNAEHIQKLQSENIPVVFFDREFESLEAPKVITNDYESGYLSAKLLLEKGCKHPVFLSTSLSLSICSKRAAGFAAALSDTGLQTNNYQYVVDCTGTQEMIFDQVKDLLQKHKEIDGIVASVERLAMQIYMVSLSGHINIPKDLKVVAFSTLETAPILNPSLTTITQPAFEIGKSAAEVLFTMIEKKKHSIMADTTVILPSTLIERDSTAV